DNA sequence from the Neomonachus schauinslandi chromosome 16, ASM220157v2, whole genome shotgun sequence genome:
atagaaTAAGAACCTTAAAAAGCGAGTCCTACTGCTAGCCTAAATTACTACTACTGAGTCTATTCCTTAAAAATTGTCCTTGTTTTTAAGAACCGAATTCTATGTAAGCGTTAATTCACTCGAGTTCCAGAATTATatcaacttaattttaaaaaggatgctGTAAGTGCAAAATGTGAGCCTCAGACTTTGCAGTCACTTATCAGCTATCTTGAGGACTTCTAACACCGTTTTTCGTCTTTCCCATGTGCAGCATAATAAGTGTGCAACATACTCTGTGGGAATGCAGAAAACCTACTCCATGATCTGTTTAGccatagatgatgatgataaaactGATAAAACCAAGAAAATCTCGAAGAAGCTTTCTTTTTTGAGTTGGGGCACCAACAAGAACAGACAGAAGTCGGCCAGCACCTTGTGCCTCCCGTCAGTTGGGGTTGCGAGGCCTCAAGTCAAGAAGAAGCTTCCCTCTCCCTTCAGCCTTCTCAACTCCGAAAGTTCTTTGTACTAATGTGAGGAAACAAAAAACGTCCAGGCCCCAGATGTCTCCGGTGCTGACCAGGCCTTCCTATTTGTGCCACAGTggaaaatttctaaatattcGCAAATCCCATTTTGTCACTGGGTAAACTCACAATTGGTAGGTCTTCATGAATGAAAGTAACAAGAAACCTCAAGAAATTGGGGAGTGTCACCATATTGCTGCaagttatttattatataaagtatTGTAAATAGAACGGTGTTGAAAATGTGGCTATTTTTAACGGCTGCAGTGACGATTTGTAGTTTCTATCAGAATTAAATAGGGTTCCCTCTCTTGGTCCTACTTGTAATCATTTCTAGCCTTGGGTAATAGATCATTCCTTAACTCGGAATTCAGATGACCCCAAATTAAGGCAGGTCAAGGAACTATACCGATTTAGTTATATTACTAAGTTAGTATTATTAAGAAATGTTCCAAAGAACTGCTTCCTAAGGGGAATTCATGAACCTAAAATGATAAGATTTTACGATTATTTCTACATAATATGAATGCTATTGCCAGATAAAGTCTAGTGACAAATCTGTCATAACTtaccagataaaaacaaaacaaaaaaaaccacacacaattTAGGAACAGTGTTGCTTCTAGTCTGATGTCATTTACAAGTTGCTAACACAGTGGCAGTGTTAGATGGGGATGCTATCTACAAGGTAGACAATATGCTGTTTGATactcaaaacatttttgtttaaagtagaaaatacgtaattatatattttaagagtcTTTAAGATGGGTTAGAAACATTTTATAAGGTAAAGATGTAAATGATTCTAGTTTAAAGctctatttgactttttaaaatgacattcttACTGTCAATTTCTCTTGACATAAGGTGGATGATGCCGTGATTCTTGTAAGATTCATGGTTGACATAGTACAAgttatatagttaaaaaaaaaatagcattgtaATCTATTTTTGAGAATTAACAAGAACGTAAATATTTTCTAGTGTGCAATATCAAAAGGGAAGCAACCATATTTGGGAAAGTGTATCCACTACTGTTAgggacattttgtataaatatttaaataaacatattcatttgcctgagttaatggttttttttggtttttgtttttttccacttttttcctacttatttCACTCCTCTTTCAAATTGTTTCTACCCTAATGCACAAAATGTTCTTATGGTTTGGTCTTTTATAATGACTAACATTTCACAAAATAGCACTTACAGAGGTTTCAAATTACCTTAGTATCTTTGAAAACATATGGCATCtttaagggcatttttttttttaatttaaattcagttaattaacatataatgtattattagtttcagaggtacaggtcagtgattcatcagtcttatacccagtgctcattacatcatgtgccctccttaatatctatcacctagttaccccatccccccacctcccaccccctcccttccagcaaccctcagtttgtttcctatgattaagacaaactcttgtggtttgtcttcctctctgattttattttttcctctcttctcctatgaccctgttttgtttcttaaattccacatatgagcgaagtaaatggtatttctttgtctgacttatttcgcttagcataataccctctagttccatccacattattgcaaatggcaagatttcattttttttttttttgatggctgagtagtattcctttgtgtatatatacaccacatctttatccattcatctgtcgatggacctctttccatagtttggctattgtggacattgctgctataaacatcggggtgcacgtacccctttggatccctacatttgtatctttggggtaaatacccagtagtgcaattgctgggtcacagggtagctctattttcaactttttgaggaacctccatactgttttccaaagtggctaagtgcatttcttttttgagtGGCTGACTACCTTTTCATCCCCATGCGGGGCTCTCCTCTCTGGATGCATCTGCCCTGCCATTTTCCTCTATCTCTTCCCACTGTTGGGCTATACACTGGCAAACacattcttttcctccttcataCACACTGGCTTTCTACCTTTAAAACGGAACTCCAAGCTCCAGGCTGTGTTGAGAAGACATGCTCAGTGACTGAACAAACTGTGCTGCTaccaggaagggggagggagggaggaaggaaggaagataaaagGCAGTACAATTGTTTATTTACACTGGCAACACCCTCAAAACAGTAATATTAAGACCACATTGCAAGAACACAGGCTCTGCCACCAGGAACAAGGGGTTTATGGTACACAGCACAGCGCTTCATTGTAGGTTTGTTTCCTTTAGATGGTCACATCTACCTCCTGAAATTTGATTAGACCTTTCCATGATAGACACAGGGCAATATGCCCCGGCCGGCTTTTTGTTGAATTTGAGAGTCCCTTATTCAACTGTCTTAGGAAGGTCCCCAtgggccctctctctctttttttaaagatttcgtttttgtttttagatttagtttatttttatttttaaagattttatttatttatttgacagagagagagacacagcgagagagggaacacaagcagggggagtgggagagggagaagcaggcttcccggtgagcagggagccccacatggggctcgatcccaggaccgtgggaccatgacctgagctaaaggcagacgcttaacgactgtgccaccaGGTGCCcgtttgtttattttgagagggagaatcccaagcagactccatgctaaacatggagtccaatgcggggcttgatctcaaaactgagatcatgatctgagcccacttaactgactgcaccacccaggggcccctgtttttttgtttttgttttttaagattttgttttttaagtaattgctacccccaaggtggggctcactcacaaccccgagatcaagagtcacatgctgtatgGACAGGCGTGCCCTCCACACCTCCTCTTCCACTAGTAAAGTGAGGGCCGGGCTATCGGGAGCCCCACTAACTTAAACGCCCCAACCCAGAGAGCAAGGCAGGGCAACTGGCAGCTTCCGTGTAGGCCTCACCCAGTCACTCATTAGGTGCTGCGGCAGGAAAGTCtttgttctccatttttaaatatgaaaatcaaaCAAGATCCGGTAGCTTGCGGTCCCAGCTGGGCCGTGTGAAGAACGCTTGAACGTGCTGCGCTACGGCTTGTCCCACGACTGGCTCTAGTTCTCGGGTGGAAGCATTACTTAGTTGCTGGATACTTGGGAACTTCTGAAGCAGAAGGGGAGCTTTAACTTTTCCAACTCCTGGGATCTGTTGCACAGTTCGAAGGAGGGATAGCTCAGGGATCTGAGCCCGTTTCTTACTGAGGAAAGGGTTCTTACTGGGCTCTTTGGTTTGTTCTTGAACCTAAACCAATGGTAAAGGGAAAGCACGTGAGCGCCCTCTAGAGGACTGGCCGTTCTcttaaaaatttatggaaatttagttttgccttttccatttgGTCCAGCTTGACTTACCACTACAAATGTTTTCATACAccatgaatataatttttcaggCATCAGCAAAATTATTGAAGGATGAACCATATGAGTACACAAAGGACTAAGAGAACAATTTATTAAAACTTGGATTTTCAGAATGCTTAGGATAAAGCAATGCAAACATACTCTGAGGAATTCAAACATGTTCCTGTGGCCCACTAAGAAACAATTCAGTTGTATGggattaaatcttttttttaaagattttatttatttatttgacagagagcgagagagtgagcaagcacgcacacacaagcaggggggaggggcagagggagaagcagactccttgctgagcagggagcccaatgtgggactcgatcccagtaccctgggatcatgacctgagtggagggcagacacttaactgactgagccacccaggcacccagtatgggattaaattaaaactaaactGGACCTGCTTGGTACAGGACCTGGATAGAGCTTGCCTATCAAAGGAGAAATCCGGTTTTCAGTTAGTGGTGGATATAGGAAGGCAGACGATAGACAGCATTACATCAGGAGAAGTTAGGAACAATGAAGCAAGGGATGCCGCGGAGAAGGAAGAGTGATCTATGAACAACATGGGGCTCCTTCATTTTTCAATTTGGTTCTCAATCCTAGCTGCAcatcaaaagggaaatttaaaatcaacaacacaacaTTAATTGATGCTTAAGGCCCTATCCTGACATTCTGATTTTTAATTGGTCTGAGGTAAGGCTCTTGTATCGCTGTTCTTAAAAGTTCCTCAGGAAATTCTAAAGCCCAGCCAAGATGAATAATCAGTGAAGACAATGGAgaatcaggtttttgtttttgttttcattcaaaaaAGGATCATCTGccgggtgtctgggtggctcagctggttaagtgtctgccttcggctcaggtcatgatcccagatgctgggatcgagccccacgtcaggctccctgctcagcagtctgtttctctctctctgcccgccTGTGCCCTTGctctctcagatagatagatagatagatagatagatagatagatagatagatagataaatagatagatagataaataaataaataaataaataaataaggatcaTGTGCTTTGGACTGCAGCTGACCACAGATAAGTGAGGAATACTGTAGACAGGACTGATGGATTGCAACTGTAGCAAGGGCAGCAGCAGCAGTGAAAGATCCAGGAAGTCAGGTGAGAGTCGGTAAGGCAGGGCTCCTGCAGCAGAGTAGCAATCAGTACTTACCAACTGGATGAGAAGGCAGGATGCTTCCATCTGGCTGGCCACTGGAAGCAACACCATCCCAAGGTCCAGCACCGTAAACTTCTGTATGGCCGAAAAGTATTGTTCACTCATCTGCGTTTTCTCAACTATTACAATCCCTTGAAGATTACTGgacttcaaaggaagaaaaaaacccaaacagtaaACCATTTTGTAACAAAACAACCTTCCAGTTTAAGAAAGCTATCAGTCCAAGAATGCTTGGAATGGCTAATGGTTGTATATAAATTATTCCAGAGGATGGAGGAGGCGGCGGATGGAAGTCAATTTTCCGTTTCAGTGTCTTCAATTCAGTACTTACATTTCTAACCCGAACAAGCCTCTTCCTGTAGCCATTTCCGGCCACCAAATCAGCTTCGGTGACATAAAGAATGCAAGATCTGCTTGACAAGTAAAAATCTACCGGTGTCAGGCCATCCTCAAAAACGATTTTAATTTTCCCTTAGaacacagacaagaaaaaggagtTCCGTGAGCTCTGGGTGAAGGGGACAGTAGGTAGCACGTTTTGAAAAAGCTTAGAAGAGGACTTATGCAAAGGGCAGCCCACCGACCTTGCATCCCCTGCACGAGCTGCGACCCGCGCCACTTCTCGTTGGCCACAACATGCCCAAAAGGCACGTGCATGGGGCCGGTGCTCTCAGAGGGGTTCCTGGCCATCGGCGGCCTCGGTCtaataaggaaaacagaagacGGCATTCGAGCAGGCTCTCCCGCACACCGCCCCAGGCTCCCCTCGAAGTCCGGGCCTCTCTGGCAGGAACCCGCTTGCAGTGTCTTTAAAAGACTGAATTATTTGCCAAAGTCTAAGACCCAGGAGATTCCCGTCCTGGTAGCCGCGTCCCTCATTTTCGTCACCTGCTGGCTCCTGGTACCCCCGCCCGGTCTGCGGCACGGCTGCTCTGTCTGGTCCGGAGCCAGCCCGGACCCCACCTGGGCCCCTGCCAGAGGATCCTGAGCTTTCACCCGCGGCCCGCCACTTCCGGTTTCCCTCCGGTGCGCTTGCCAATTTTTCAACCTGCCCGCCCTCCACCTCCCACGGCGCTAGATAGGCTATGGCGTCAGAGATCGACACCTGAACTGGCCAATAAGAGAACGGACTACACACTGTTTCCGCCCAGGAGGAATTTGAATGGGGGGGGACCGCTGGTTGCCAAGAGCGACGGGTGCGGAGTAACCTTAGCTCTGATTGGTCGAAGCGAAAGCAGAGCCAATAGAAGACGAGGTTGTTGCGAAGTGCATTGCGTAGAAAAAGCGTCTGGGGCTAAGCCAGCGGGAGGGGCTCAGGTTCTAGGGAGCGGTCCTCGCCTAGGGGG
Encoded proteins:
- the FAAP24 gene encoding Fanconi anemia core complex-associated protein 24, with product MARNPSESTGPMHVPFGHVVANEKWRGSQLVQGMQGKIKIVFEDGLTPVDFYLSSRSCILYVTEADLVAGNGYRKRLVRVRNSSNLQGIVIVEKTQMSEQYFSAIQKFTVLDLGMVLLPVASQMEASCLLIQLVQEQTKEPSKNPFLSKKRAQIPELSLLRTVQQIPGVGKVKAPLLLQKFPSIQQLSNASTRELEPVVGQAVAQHVQAFFTRPSWDRKLPDLV